The proteins below are encoded in one region of Chitinophagales bacterium:
- the bamA gene encoding outer membrane protein assembly factor BamA, whose protein sequence is MMLFLRLILLAFLTNIGLTVSAQTNPVDSLPLNSSAVDSPAINTAGIDSPLTHPATGDSVTVDYSNPKEYTLAGITVTGTQYLDKDILIALSGLKVGDKIDIPGSQISKAIQNLWKQDLFADVKIFAERFEGSNIYINIKLEERPRLSGFTFRGIKKSEQDDLRDKIKLNKGKVLTDNVKVNTINTIKGFYNDKGFLHSKVTVEAVPDSSQQNSMLFVIFIDKGNRVKIDNIDFTGNKAVSTGKLHRLMKKTKENPWYSIFTVSKYKAKEYETDKEKILTYYASKGYRDAHIVSDTVYENPSTGNLKIEINLFEGNKYYFHNITWSGNTKYAASRLDSVLRVHKGDVYDESYLQKRLNGDPNGSDVSSLYQDDGYLFFQVNPVEVGVTGDSIDLEMRIYEGPQATIDNVTIEGNTKTHEHVVRRVIRTVPGEKFSRADVIRTQREIATLGFFDPEKIGINPLPHPESGTVDMVYSVQEKPSDQVELSAGFSPGYGVIGSIGIRFTNFSIGSIFKPDAWRPLPSGDGQVFSIRAQSTGKTSQSLSVSFTEPWLGGKKPNSFNVGIFGERYTNGYSREDIRYGQIVAIGGSLGLGKQLHWPDDYFTLVSTLTAQNYNLKNYTQFDFAFNTGNAHEIYLKETFGRNSEGPDFTFPKWGSNFNISLAVTPPYSLFSNKNYSTVNVEEKYRWVEFHKWNFQAEWYNNPFGKFVLRAQAKGGYLGYYNSQIGLTSFERFKIGGNGIPENTFTGIDVIGQRGYDNAYISNAAIYNKYTLELRYPFSTNPSAFIYGTLWLEAGNGWYNFRSYDPFNLRRAAGFGVRVFLPIFGIVGFDYGWGLDPGPGNPIKGAFNIVLGFEPE, encoded by the coding sequence ATGATGCTATTTTTAAGATTAATATTACTTGCATTTTTAACCAATATTGGTTTGACCGTTTCTGCTCAAACCAATCCTGTTGATTCTTTACCACTTAATTCTTCAGCAGTTGATTCTCCCGCTATAAATACTGCAGGAATTGATTCTCCACTCACTCATCCGGCAACCGGTGATTCCGTAACAGTCGATTATTCGAACCCAAAAGAATACACTCTTGCAGGTATTACTGTTACGGGCACTCAATACCTTGACAAAGATATTTTAATAGCATTATCCGGTTTAAAGGTGGGTGATAAAATAGATATCCCGGGTTCACAAATAAGCAAAGCCATTCAAAATTTATGGAAGCAAGATCTTTTTGCCGATGTAAAAATTTTTGCTGAAAGATTCGAAGGAAGTAATATCTATATCAACATTAAGCTTGAGGAGCGTCCAAGGCTTTCTGGCTTTACATTCAGGGGAATAAAGAAATCTGAACAGGATGATCTCAGGGATAAAATAAAATTAAATAAGGGGAAAGTCCTGACAGATAATGTAAAGGTAAACACCATTAATACGATCAAAGGCTTTTATAACGATAAAGGTTTTTTGCATTCGAAGGTAACAGTAGAAGCGGTGCCCGATAGCTCTCAACAGAACAGTATGCTTTTTGTCATTTTCATTGATAAGGGAAACCGTGTAAAAATTGATAATATTGATTTCACCGGCAATAAGGCGGTTAGTACCGGGAAGTTGCATCGCTTAATGAAAAAAACAAAAGAAAATCCATGGTATTCGATTTTCACCGTCTCAAAGTATAAGGCTAAAGAATACGAAACTGATAAAGAAAAAATTCTGACCTATTATGCTTCAAAGGGTTACCGGGATGCGCACATTGTGTCAGACACCGTATATGAAAACCCCTCTACCGGGAATTTAAAAATAGAAATCAATTTGTTTGAAGGGAACAAATATTATTTCCACAATATCACATGGAGTGGTAATACCAAGTATGCGGCCTCACGTCTTGACTCTGTGCTGCGCGTGCATAAAGGAGATGTTTATGATGAAAGTTACCTCCAAAAACGCCTCAATGGAGATCCCAATGGAAGCGATGTATCCTCCTTATACCAGGACGATGGATATCTTTTTTTCCAGGTTAACCCGGTTGAAGTGGGAGTTACAGGCGATTCTATTGATCTTGAAATGCGTATTTATGAAGGCCCTCAGGCTACCATCGATAATGTTACCATTGAAGGAAATACGAAAACACATGAGCATGTAGTACGAAGAGTAATCAGAACAGTTCCCGGTGAAAAATTCAGCCGTGCAGATGTAATTCGAACCCAGCGCGAAATTGCTACACTTGGATTTTTTGATCCTGAAAAAATTGGAATTAATCCCTTACCTCATCCGGAATCAGGAACGGTAGATATGGTCTATTCGGTTCAGGAAAAACCATCAGACCAGGTAGAATTATCGGCTGGCTTCAGTCCGGGTTATGGCGTAATCGGATCTATCGGCATCCGGTTTACGAACTTCTCCATCGGAAGTATATTTAAACCAGATGCCTGGAGGCCACTACCTTCCGGCGATGGCCAGGTCTTTTCGATACGCGCTCAATCAACCGGAAAAACATCGCAGTCCTTAAGCGTGAGCTTTACGGAACCGTGGCTGGGTGGTAAAAAACCGAATTCATTTAACGTTGGAATTTTCGGTGAAAGGTATACGAATGGTTATTCGAGAGAAGACATTCGCTACGGTCAGATTGTAGCCATAGGCGGCAGCCTGGGTTTAGGGAAGCAATTGCATTGGCCTGATGATTACTTTACACTGGTATCTACGCTTACTGCTCAGAATTATAACTTAAAGAATTATACGCAGTTCGACTTTGCCTTTAATACCGGAAATGCTCATGAGATCTATCTAAAGGAAACGTTTGGAAGGAATAGTGAAGGCCCCGATTTTACTTTTCCAAAATGGGGATCAAACTTTAACATAAGCCTTGCAGTAACTCCTCCTTATTCTCTTTTCAGCAATAAAAATTATTCAACCGTTAATGTCGAGGAAAAATACCGCTGGGTGGAGTTTCACAAATGGAATTTCCAGGCGGAATGGTACAATAATCCGTTTGGTAAGTTCGTATTAAGGGCCCAGGCTAAAGGTGGCTATCTGGGCTATTATAATTCACAAATAGGGCTCACCAGCTTTGAGCGGTTTAAAATTGGAGGAAACGGGATTCCCGAAAACACGTTCACGGGCATCGATGTTATCGGCCAGCGCGGGTACGATAACGCATACATAAGCAATGCTGCCATATATAATAAATACACGCTGGAACTCAGGTATCCTTTCAGCACTAACCCAAGCGCATTTATTTATGGAACCTTATGGCTTGAGGCAGGAAATGGCTGGTACAACTTTCGATCTTATGATCCGTTTAATTTACGGCGCGCTGCAGGATTTGGAGTACGTGTGTTTCTTCCGATTTTTGGGATTGTTGGATTTGATTATGGATGGGGATTAGATCCAGGGCCGGGTAATCCGATAAAGGGGGCCTTTAATATCGTTCTTGGATTCGAACCGGAATAA
- a CDS encoding isoprenyl transferase, whose translation MSLIEYIDKERLPKHVAIIMDGNGRWAKRHGEQRIFGHQHGVEAVRAATEGSAEMGIQYLTLYAFSTENWARPKYEVDALMELMVETISKEINTLMNNNVRLKTIGDIDSLPQKCYNELNLAMEESKNNSGLTLIIALNYSSRWEITQAMKKIAFDVKLGKVHPETINEETVIHYLDTKDFPDPELMIRTSGEQRLSNYLLWQLAYSELYFTPVLWPDFRKEDLHEALIEFQKRERRFGKTGEQVQLK comes from the coding sequence ATGTCGCTGATTGAGTACATTGATAAAGAACGTTTACCAAAACACGTTGCCATAATTATGGATGGTAATGGACGCTGGGCTAAACGGCACGGGGAGCAACGCATCTTTGGGCATCAGCATGGAGTCGAAGCCGTACGCGCAGCCACGGAAGGCAGTGCAGAGATGGGCATACAATATTTAACTCTATATGCTTTTTCGACAGAAAATTGGGCACGGCCAAAATATGAAGTTGATGCATTAATGGAGCTGATGGTGGAAACCATTTCCAAAGAGATTAATACCTTAATGAATAACAATGTTCGGTTGAAGACTATTGGTGATATTGATTCTCTTCCTCAGAAATGTTATAATGAATTGAACCTGGCAATGGAAGAATCAAAAAATAATTCAGGTCTCACCCTGATCATTGCCCTTAACTATAGTTCAAGGTGGGAGATAACTCAGGCAATGAAGAAAATTGCATTTGATGTGAAGCTTGGGAAAGTTCACCCTGAAACCATAAATGAAGAAACTGTAATCCATTATTTGGATACAAAAGATTTTCCGGATCCGGAATTAATGATACGTACAAGCGGGGAGCAGCGTTTAAGCAATTATCTGCTATGGCAATTAGCATATTCAGAACTATATTTTACGCCCGTTTTATGGCCCGATTTCAGGAAAGAAGATTTACATGAGGCACTGATTGAATTTCAAAAAAGGGAACGCCGTTTTGGAAAAACAGGTGAACAGGTACAACTAAAATGA
- a CDS encoding NAD kinase — MNIALYCRNIKEADMPVLQKILDTLSKRKIGVFIYKDFFESVWKQIKTRSGISTFSSHEDIENTVDYMFSLGGDGTLLDTICFVRHHMIPVMGINIGRLGFLANIGKENIEAAIDAIEKGSYVLDKRTMVELESNKPLFSDVPYALNDITIHKKDTSAMITIHTYINGELLNSYWADGLIISTPTGSTAYSLSCGGPIIMPTSENFVITPIAPHNLNVRPMVVSDSSVISFEIEGRFEKFLCTLDSRTEPIDSSYQLAVKKSDHIISLVRLSDHPFLDTIRRKLMWGADARK; from the coding sequence ATGAACATCGCGCTTTATTGCCGTAACATCAAGGAGGCGGATATGCCTGTGCTGCAGAAAATTCTGGACACACTATCCAAAAGAAAAATCGGCGTCTTTATTTATAAAGATTTTTTTGAGAGTGTCTGGAAACAAATAAAGACCAGGTCGGGTATAAGCACTTTTTCATCGCATGAGGATATTGAGAATACTGTTGATTACATGTTTTCCCTCGGTGGTGATGGTACTTTGCTTGACACGATATGTTTTGTCAGGCACCATATGATACCTGTAATGGGGATAAACATTGGTCGCCTCGGTTTTCTGGCCAATATTGGCAAAGAAAATATTGAAGCTGCAATAGATGCCATAGAAAAAGGATCGTATGTGCTTGATAAAAGAACAATGGTAGAGCTGGAATCAAACAAGCCACTTTTTAGTGATGTGCCCTATGCCCTGAATGATATCACCATTCATAAAAAGGATACCTCTGCCATGATCACCATTCATACCTATATAAATGGTGAGCTGCTGAATTCATATTGGGCAGACGGTTTAATTATTTCCACTCCAACGGGATCGACCGCTTACTCCCTAAGCTGCGGAGGACCTATTATAATGCCTACTTCTGAAAACTTTGTAATCACTCCCATAGCACCACATAACCTGAATGTGCGGCCTATGGTAGTATCTGATTCCAGTGTCATCTCTTTTGAAATTGAAGGTCGCTTTGAAAAATTTCTTTGCACTCTCGATTCCCGAACGGAGCCTATTGACAGCTCTTATCAGCTTGCAGTTAAAAAAAGCGACCATATCATCTCTCTTGTTCGTTTAAGTGATCATCCGTTTCTTGACACTATCCGCAGAAAATTAATGTGGGGCGCCGATGCAAGAAAATAG
- a CDS encoding BamA/TamA family outer membrane protein: MLRQRFFPACLLSVFYNQFLICVLFVFNIAVAAAQISPGNTTDSIAGNYLIINQILIEGNHRTKPQVIERQLTFRQGDTIQFDGLMKEMEISKNHLLNIGLFNTVVLNIKNWKDQTADIVVIVTERWYIFPVPVIHLYDRNFNVWWVDHDHQLKWLQLGVKFLQQNFRGRDEDLSLTALFGFARTFDLQYNVPYFDQKQKNGFRFVGAFNQTRNITYQDSANRELIYENIDLFQRRSLKLQVDLFHNPRFNYKSIFSLGYFNNSINDTITHLNPDYFLGARSGQQYLYARATFIRDFRDIVAYPLSGSYSEVSLEKFGLGLLDDVNIFSVTGIYNKYFPLGKKWYMSSHNKLKISFPGLQPLNLERGIGYKSEYLPGYEYYVIDGPQYGYTKLDLKNQLFKINLPVPGKSIFYNNSEIPLTIYTRAFLNAGYVRNKFLNGENKLNNTLLFSGGIGLDFHFIYDTTLRVEYSVNGLGEKGLFLHAYSFF; the protein is encoded by the coding sequence TTGCTGCGGCAACGATTTTTTCCCGCCTGTTTACTCAGTGTATTTTACAACCAATTTTTAATCTGCGTCCTCTTTGTTTTTAATATAGCTGTAGCTGCTGCTCAGATCAGTCCTGGAAATACTACAGATTCTATTGCCGGAAATTATCTTATTATCAATCAGATATTGATTGAAGGAAATCACCGGACTAAACCCCAGGTTATAGAAAGGCAATTAACATTCAGGCAAGGTGATACCATACAGTTTGACGGATTAATGAAAGAAATGGAGATAAGTAAAAACCACTTGCTGAATATAGGATTGTTTAATACAGTGGTTCTGAATATAAAAAATTGGAAAGATCAAACAGCTGATATCGTAGTAATTGTAACCGAGCGGTGGTATATTTTTCCTGTACCAGTTATTCATTTATACGACCGGAATTTTAATGTGTGGTGGGTGGATCATGATCACCAGCTAAAGTGGCTGCAGCTTGGCGTAAAGTTCCTGCAGCAAAATTTTCGGGGCAGAGATGAAGATCTCTCCCTAACTGCCCTTTTCGGGTTTGCCCGCACATTTGATCTGCAATACAATGTTCCTTATTTTGACCAAAAGCAAAAAAATGGTTTTCGATTTGTAGGCGCTTTTAATCAAACCCGGAATATTACTTACCAGGATTCTGCAAACAGAGAACTGATCTATGAAAATATAGACCTGTTTCAGCGAAGATCGTTAAAGCTGCAGGTTGATCTATTTCATAATCCACGTTTTAACTATAAATCCATTTTTTCACTAGGCTATTTCAATAATTCAATAAATGACACCATCACGCATCTAAATCCTGACTATTTCCTGGGAGCGCGATCCGGCCAACAATACCTCTATGCCAGAGCCACATTTATCCGGGATTTTCGGGATATTGTAGCCTACCCTCTTTCAGGAAGTTATTCTGAAGTTTCATTAGAGAAATTCGGCTTGGGGCTTCTCGATGATGTGAATATATTTTCAGTTACCGGAATCTATAACAAATACTTTCCACTGGGTAAAAAATGGTATATGTCATCCCACAATAAATTAAAAATTTCATTTCCCGGTTTGCAGCCGCTCAATTTAGAGCGCGGAATTGGATATAAAAGTGAATATTTACCAGGGTATGAATACTATGTAATAGACGGCCCTCAGTATGGTTACACCAAGTTGGATCTGAAAAATCAACTATTTAAGATCAATTTGCCTGTTCCCGGAAAGAGTATTTTTTATAACAATTCCGAAATTCCGCTTACCATTTATACGCGTGCATTTCTTAATGCAGGATATGTGAGAAATAAGTTTCTGAATGGTGAAAATAAATTAAACAATACCTTACTTTTTAGTGGAGGAATAGGGTTAGACTTTCATTTTATTTATGATACTACCTTACGTGTAGAATATTCGGTTAATGGACTTGGCGAGAAGGGTTTGTTTCTGCATGCCTATTCTTTTTTCTAA
- a CDS encoding CBS domain-containing protein → MKAIDLLSNTIPPLKTSDNGSKALRIMSELHIMHLPIVNEQQLLGLISEDDILNVHGEDAPIGSLPLSFIRPFIRDHEHLFEVLKVATEFKLSAVPVIDSEENYLGSITREMLLDCIATETDILEPGGIIVLELNIKDYSLAEIARIVESDHIKILSVFAGSNFDSNKMELTLKVNQTDLQPLIASFNRHNYKVKETFQEPEYFDNIKDRYDALMNYLNI, encoded by the coding sequence ATGAAAGCTATTGATCTTTTATCCAATACCATTCCCCCGCTGAAAACGTCGGATAACGGTTCAAAAGCTTTGCGTATCATGAGCGAGCTGCACATAATGCACCTTCCTATAGTTAATGAACAGCAGCTTTTGGGCTTAATCTCCGAAGATGATATTTTAAATGTACATGGAGAGGATGCTCCAATAGGGAGCTTACCACTCTCCTTTATTCGCCCTTTTATTCGGGATCATGAGCATTTATTCGAAGTGCTTAAAGTGGCAACGGAATTTAAGCTTTCAGCAGTACCTGTTATAGATAGTGAAGAAAATTATCTTGGATCCATAACCCGTGAGATGCTGCTTGACTGTATAGCGACCGAGACGGATATCCTCGAACCGGGAGGCATCATCGTGCTCGAATTAAATATTAAAGATTATTCATTAGCCGAAATTGCGCGTATTGTAGAATCGGACCATATTAAAATTCTCAGTGTATTTGCAGGATCAAATTTTGATTCCAACAAAATGGAATTAACCCTTAAAGTCAATCAGACCGATCTGCAGCCGCTTATAGCTTCATTTAACCGTCATAACTACAAAGTAAAGGAGACCTTCCAGGAACCTGAATACTTCGATAACATCAAAGACCGCTATGATGCACTTATGAACTATCTTAATATCTGA
- a CDS encoding alpha/beta hydrolase has translation MEVTVKEDGKFKFIEEGEGEVLMLLHGLFGALSNFKGILQQFHTRYKVVIPLLPIYEMPILDATVKGLVRHVERFVNYRDYESMIILGNSLGGHIAQLYALEEPDKVKAMVLTGSSGLFENSLGGSFPKRGDYEYIKNKTEYTFYNPKTASKELVDEVYDICNNRLKAIRVISMAKSAMRENLGGQLHKLIMPVLLIWGKQDQITPPFVGEEFHKLLSNSEFIMVDECGHAPMMEKPEEFNLLLDEFLQKLNVVA, from the coding sequence ATGGAAGTTACAGTAAAAGAGGACGGAAAGTTCAAATTTATTGAGGAAGGGGAAGGGGAAGTGCTCATGCTGTTACATGGCTTGTTTGGTGCCTTAAGTAATTTTAAAGGTATACTTCAACAGTTCCATACCAGGTATAAAGTAGTAATTCCATTATTGCCAATTTATGAAATGCCTATCCTTGATGCAACCGTAAAGGGTTTGGTTCGTCATGTAGAACGGTTTGTTAACTACCGTGATTACGAGTCAATGATAATACTGGGAAATTCTTTAGGGGGGCATATTGCACAGTTATACGCACTTGAAGAACCTGATAAAGTTAAAGCAATGGTTTTAACAGGAAGTTCCGGTTTATTTGAAAATTCCCTGGGTGGCTCCTTTCCTAAACGAGGTGACTATGAGTATATAAAAAATAAAACTGAGTATACCTTCTATAATCCAAAAACAGCATCTAAAGAATTGGTGGATGAAGTATATGACATTTGCAATAACAGGCTGAAAGCTATAAGAGTTATTTCCATGGCCAAGTCTGCAATGCGGGAAAATTTAGGAGGTCAGCTGCATAAACTTATCATGCCTGTTTTATTAATTTGGGGAAAACAGGACCAGATCACGCCACCCTTTGTAGGCGAAGAATTTCATAAGCTTTTGTCAAACTCTGAATTTATAATGGTGGATGAATGCGGACATGCACCAATGATGGAAAAACCCGAAGAGTTTAATCTACTACTGGATGAGTTTCTTCAAAAATTAAATGTTGTTGCCTGA
- a CDS encoding CvpA family protein, which translates to MWIDIVYLFFVLWAIYKGWTQGLIISIFSLLAWILGVIGALKFSGIASEYLHQQFKWNSEFVPIVSFLLVFILIALIINLIGKMLEKIIEIAHMGLINKICGVILKLLVYTFIFSILIWFINQAGWISPSVKMQSKVYASAAPVAPLVLDQISLMLPAIKDLLYNLQKFFESIPK; encoded by the coding sequence ATGTGGATTGATATCGTTTATTTATTTTTTGTGCTTTGGGCTATTTACAAAGGATGGACACAAGGATTAATTATTTCCATTTTTAGTTTATTAGCCTGGATTTTGGGGGTAATTGGAGCTTTAAAATTCAGTGGTATCGCCTCTGAATATTTGCATCAGCAGTTTAAATGGAATAGTGAATTCGTTCCAATTGTTTCCTTCTTATTGGTCTTTATTCTGATTGCGCTAATAATAAACCTTATAGGAAAAATGCTTGAAAAAATTATAGAAATCGCTCATATGGGCCTGATAAACAAAATCTGTGGCGTGATTTTAAAGTTATTGGTTTACACTTTTATATTCAGTATACTTATCTGGTTTATAAATCAGGCAGGATGGATTTCACCTTCAGTAAAAATGCAATCAAAAGTATATGCTTCTGCAGCGCCCGTTGCTCCGCTTGTATTGGATCAAATATCTTTAATGCTTCCTGCAATTAAAGACCTGCTGTATAACCTCCAAAAATTTTTTGAAAGTATTCCGAAATAA
- a CDS encoding GatB/YqeY domain-containing protein: MNLEERINNDLRQAMLKKDEAALRGVRAIKSAILLAKTEKDSSKEINEETGIKLLQKLVKQRKDSLEIYDREKREDLAKKESEEIEVIERYLPQQINNEELTIILKKIIAVAEAKTSRDIGKVMGIANKELAGKADGKTISVIVKQLLTE; this comes from the coding sequence ATGAATCTGGAAGAGAGAATTAACAACGATCTCAGGCAGGCCATGCTAAAAAAGGATGAAGCTGCTCTTAGGGGAGTACGTGCCATAAAATCAGCCATTTTACTGGCGAAAACTGAGAAAGACAGCTCTAAAGAAATAAATGAAGAAACAGGAATTAAATTGCTTCAGAAGCTGGTGAAGCAACGTAAAGATTCGCTTGAAATTTATGACAGAGAAAAGCGGGAAGATCTTGCAAAAAAAGAAAGCGAGGAAATTGAAGTAATCGAACGTTATCTTCCGCAGCAAATTAACAATGAGGAACTGACAATTATTTTGAAAAAAATTATAGCTGTTGCAGAAGCAAAAACATCACGGGATATAGGGAAAGTAATGGGGATAGCCAATAAGGAACTGGCAGGGAAAGCTGACGGCAAAACCATATCGGTAATTGTAAAACAATTACTTACTGAATAG